In the genome of Vicia villosa cultivar HV-30 ecotype Madison, WI unplaced genomic scaffold, Vvil1.0 ctg.002705F_1_1, whole genome shotgun sequence, the window gatcaaatgacaccaagatgtcaaagtttaatttgacaccaaatctcaaccgttaaaaaaattaatctaacggtgatactaaatagcctattttttaggagaaaaatatactatgtaatttttattattattttatttcatttagtatcaccgttaaatcaattcttttaacggttgagattttggtgtcaaattaaactttgacactggtgtcatttgatcttatcccatatatatatatatatatatatatatatatatatatatatatatatatatatatatatatatatatatatatatatatatatatatatatatatatatatatatatatatacacacacacacacacacacacatgagCCAACCTATTTAGCATATCTCAAATATATATGAAagtataggccgacctataagacattatatacttttttaatagcctaagtctaatctatttaataaaatagacttttaaaaaagtctaagtctagcctctttattaaataggtctgACCCGACCTTATGTAGCCTAGGCTATATGCCCTTGTAAGCCGGtttggcctattcccacccctagttaTAATTATCTTACGTTCTGATTTCAAAATATCAATTTTTCGTTGAGgaataaaaaataagtaaattTTTTCTTGATAACAAACTTTGAAGAGGACAAGtggataaaatataaataaaaaaaatcgagTATGACATCTTATCAGATTaaatttatgtcgatgatattatttttggtgcTACTAATGAAACCTTGCgcaaataattttttgaaattatgtagaacGAGTTTGAAATGTTTATGATGGGAGAGCTAGAGTACTTTCTAGGACTTCAAATCAATTGAGATGCATGTGGCTTGAAGGATGCCATGACATTTCAAATGAGGCATTCAAGAATGttatgaagaagcagccattctTAGAAGAGCTTGACATTTGTCATTGTTCGGACCTAAGAACTGATTTTTTTCAATATATTGGCAAATGTTGTCCACTTTTGAAATCAATGCAATTTAGCCCTTGTATTGAGGCAGCAGGCGACAATAAGTGCAATGATGTGGCATTTGTTATTGCAAAATCAATGTATAAGCTGCGCCACCTTACAATTTTGAATAACCAACTCACCAATAATGGATTACTAGCTGTTCTAGATGGATGCCCTCTTCTTGAATCTCTTGATATTCGAGGATGTCTTCATCTCGATTTTGATAGAAGTCTGGAGAAAAGATGCAATAAGCAGATCAAAGAATTGCGATTTTCAACAGAATATATTGCACGTAAGTTTAACTTTGGTGATTACATGTATTATCTGCAGTTGAAATTAACTTTGGTGATTCTAGAATGATCCTGGTCATGTACTTTATTGTTGATTTATATCTTCGTCACATGTAATTTGACTTTACATACTCATTTTATTTCTTCTCTGTACAAAATCTTCTCTTACAGAAGTTGGATGTGTAAGAAATTATATATCAAAGATTTGAAATATAGTTTTAAATGTGGCTTATAATGTTTGAATATTAGTGATAAtgtatgtttattttcttttatgttctaCTCTATACATATCTAGAGTAGAATAAAAGAAAGTAAACATGTAAGCAAGAAAGTAAACATGTAAGCATGCATAATATTATTACCGTGGTGTGTGTTAGGTTTTAATGGAACAAGACTCAACCACAGGCAATTCCGATGAAGGCGTCCTGTCCCACACCCGGGCTTGAAAAGTTGTAGCAGCAGGACAGTTTTCAACTCCATCATGTATAGTTTTTGCTTGAAAGGTAATATAATAAGTAATAAGAGGAACAAATTGCCTGGTTGCCTTGATAACATCTTCAAACTCATATTTGATACCCTCATTGTCATGGTTGTATTTGTCCAATGCAAGTTTGGAGAGATGAACGAAATGCTGGCGCCGATCAACGGTAATGGTAACAGGTCTGGGAAAGTTATTGCCGCATATATTTCCAAAGGATGGAACATCGGTAACATCATAGGGACTTATGTTACGAGAACTCTCCCGATAATCAGCAAGGGCCTTTTTACCATCCTCTTCTTGTTTTCTCATGGCTTTATTCACGTACGTAAATTTGGGACAGCTATAAGCGAAAGGGTAAGGGTGATCTTCATAACGACTAGACAGATCACTAACCTCCAGATCTTCTAATGGAATCGATTGCCAACCAAACGCCCTGTCCCGTTCTTTTTCTAATTCACGTTCCGTTTCTGAATCTGTTTCCGATTCCGGTTCCGGTTCCGAGCTTGATCCTGATTCCGGTTCTGTTTTCGGATCTTGATCTGATTTCGGCCGCTTCCCTCTTTCGTCGCAGCTTCCAGGGGGCGGTCGTATCACGCCAAGCGAGAAAGTATCCATCGACATTACAACAAAAGAAAACGAATGAATAACGacaaaaaattcacacacagATCTTCTTAATGGAAGCTTAATAAACCCTAGTTAGCATTtataattagatattttattGGCCTGGCTGTATTTACGACCTGATCCATTCAAACCCTAGTTAGTTATAATCATCGTCTTCAtactattataaatttataaataactaattaattttaaaaaactaaatatctttaattaaaaaagaattgtaaataaataggacagttagaaatatatataatataaaagttGTTAAACTTCGCAACTTTAaagtaaaaattaaagattatctttttagaaatttttataatctttttataatttattttactaactaatttttttcttttgattgataaaacattatatttataataaaatttgtcattttcttaaccatttttatttttagttataattaggggtgaaaataggttggATCAGGCTTTAGAAAGTTTAAGTCTGGCCTATTATAGGATTAGTTTTTGGCTTATCCTGGCCTTTTTAATGGTCCGAAGCTTATTTAAAAGTTTGTATCTCattaaattttcaattaattcatattacttaggAAACCTTATAGGTCGGCTTGTATATGCATATATAAGCCGACTTATTTTTACTcgaatatatatgcatacatataCTAGCCTATTAAGCATTTTTTTTCTATGTGGGAtaagatcaaatgacaccaagatgtcaaagtttaatttgacaccaaatctcaaccgttaaaaaaattaatctaacggtgatactaaatagcctattttttaggagaaaaatatactatgtattttttattattattttatttcatttagtatcaccgttaaatcaattcttttaacggttgagattttggtgtcaaattaaactttcacactggtgtcatttgatcttatcccatatatatatatatatatatatatatatatatatatatatatatatatatatatatatatatatatatatatatatatacacacacacacacacacatgagCCAACCTATTTAGCATATCTCAAATATATATGAAagtataggccgacctataagacattatatacttttttaatagcctaagtctaatctatttaataaaatagacttttaaaaaagtctaagtctggcctctttattaaataggcctgacCCGACCTTATGTAGCCTAGGCTATATGCCCTTGTAGGCCGGtttggcctattcccacccctagttaTAATTATCTTACGTTCTGATTTCAAAATATCAATTTTTCGTTGAGgaataaaaaataagtaaattTTTTCTTGATAACAAACTTTGAAGAGGACAAGTggataaaacataaataaaaaaaatcgagTATGACATCTTATCAGATTaaatttatgtcgatgatattatttttggtgcTACTAATGAAACCTTGCgcaaataattttttgaaattatgtagaacGAGTTTGAAATGTTTATGATGGGAGAGCTAGAGTACTTTCTAGGACTTCAAATCCATCAAACTAAAGAAGGAACATTCATAAGTCAAGCTAAATATTGTAAAGAGGTATTAAAAATGTTTATCTATGAATGTGTGCACACTTTCAAGCATCTTCTAAGTAATCGCATCTCAGTGTGTTCAAATGTATCATGAGATATCTCTCTAACACACAACAAATGGGTTTATGATACCCTAAGGGAGCATATTGATTTAGTTGGGTACATCAACTTCGATTTTTTGATGCATATTGGATAGGAAAAATACTAGTGATACATGTTAGTTAATTGGGAACTCGCTTGTCTcatggcatagtaagaaacaagcaGGTGTCACACTATCCACAACTGAGGCGTAATACATTATTGCGGGTAGCTGTTATGCTCAAATTATATGGATAAAGCAACAACTCAGTGACTACGATGTTAATCTTCGAGTTGTTCCGATAAGATGCAACAACCCTAGCATcataaacctaataaaaaacttGATTCTTCATTCCCATGTTAAACACATTGAAGTTAGGCACCACTTTATTAGAGATCATGTTGAAAAAGGAGAATGTGTACTCGAATTTGTAACTTCATCTAATCAACTTgcagatatttttacaaaacccatTCCTAGAGAAAACTTTTTTTCATAAGAACTAAACTAGAAATATTAACACAAATCATGCATGGATTAATatgtatatttgtttttttacttCTCAAATGTATTTATTTGCTTTGTATTTGTGTCTTTTTTACTATGCCAAAAAGGGAGAATAGATTTTTTGAggattttattatttattcctCTATAAATCTGAAGAAAATTTTTAATGACATGTAGCTCATattgatgacatgttcaacataaattttaaataaaaatagattctTTGAATAGTTCATTGCTGAATTGACACTTACAAATCACCAATATAAACGTCATGTAATTAAAAATTGTCTTCGAATTTACAGTAAACTAAAGATTTTTTTAATAACCAAGTATtggaaaaaaaatacacaaaaaaccACGTTTCAGTAAAAATTACGCAAatgaccatgtttttggaaaagttaTAAAGGAgacgccaaatgaattggctccTCCTCTTAAAAGTAGAAGGGAGGCGCCAAATGGGATGACTCCTCCATGTATGAATTTTTGACTTAGCCAAATGAGATGGCGACACCTCATAAAATTAAACGGGAGGCGCCAATTGGTTTGGCTCCTACATGCATTTgtgttttatataaataaaacacTTACATCTCTAACATTGTTCACAATTTCTCACATTCTCTTCTTATTTTGCGTCATAAAATCTCCCATAATTTTCACGAGAGACGAATACGTTATTTTCTCGGCCACCAAACCTCTGATGAAAATGAAATTTTGGTACATTCATTCTACGGAGCGTCTGAAGAGAGAATTGATGTGATGGTTAGACGAAGACATCGAAGATGGTGAACAAATTAGAAGGatcaagagaagaagaacaacCACTTGCTTTGCAACTGGAAAACCTCATTGTTGGATAGGAAGTTAAAATAGACAATAACGTAATCTCGCTGATGCATAAATCCGATGAAATTATTTTAACGGTTGTAATTTCTTAGCTATTTTGTTGCATTGTTGCTTTTAGAATTAAGCGTTGTTGGTTTATCTGGTGTTTGTGCTCTTGTTTTATTCTTTATGGTATTTAATGTATTGTTTGTGTTTGGTATGTTGTAACAAACGCCCGTAATGAAAAACAGTCTGTTGACATAATAAAAAAGTGCAGATATTGCGATTACAATTTTTATGTTGTCGAACTAATAGCAGGAATGGGACAATTTTTTTGTGTCTGACCTGACGGCATAAACCACAATTTCTTTCTAGCTTGTCAAGGGAGTCCATTTCAGTTGAGATGCACTTTCTTTTGGGATGACCCTTTTTACTCCTTCACATTTGATCGTTGTTCCAAACTATTTCCCCTTCATACGCAGGTCAATAATCTGGTTTTGCTACCAGTGGAAATTCAATGTTGTATACTTTGAGCAAAGTCGATgccttgtaaatgggagatagAAGTAGTAATTCATCTTGTTGAGCATACGTACATGCCGTAATGACATGAGAGCGAGGCATAcgaaaggcttgaaactttccacaatCACACCAACAAGCTGGTAGCATAACCCTATACTCTTGCCTTGGCAGCCCCTTGCTGTGGTCGATTGTCTCTATGACAATGAAGTTGTGGTTATGTCGGTCGAATCTTGTTACATGATGAGTGTTGGCTTTGACACTTTCTGCCTTAATAAATTTCATGCTGCTTTCACTCCATAGGTGTCTCGATTGTAACATTGCGTTCCATATTTCACCTCTTTTTGCAAAAAATGAAGCCATCCTAAAATATGTTGATTGGACCAAAGCTGTTACTGGGAGATTTCATATGCCTTTGAAGACACCATTCATTGATTCCATAAGATTTGTTGTCATGTGGCCCCATCGTTGTCCATTGTCGTATGACCTTGTAGCgttgaaatttgtgagactaaagccatgagaaagacttagctcattttgtttcaaacagagtcgccactacgctttattgtttccaaaaggaatgggagaaagagcgaataaaacccacaaaagtttttaaaatcaaaactaataaaattatcagagatttgggtaagcgggtttgttatacaaggggaaggttttaagcacccctcatatccatggtactccatgagaatctctttgaaaatgttattgtttttgtgtacatctattttgaaaaagcatatgtgaacttgtttaaaaagagtgtggggatgggaaaagaagtttttgaaagtgagctcgataagatatcgcatctcaAGCATACATACCCCTTAAttgcaatagggaagtcatagcttttgtagttcctcttaaaaggaaaataaaagggccaaagtggccaaaattattttgggtgttgagttttaacaatacaaggtcaatggattaaGAGTAGTTTTACCggaaataattcttctcttaatgCCAATGTTTTAAAGAAGGGGTTGGTAGACAAagtatatacaatgataataGAATGGATAACAAatataagaatacaaggataaaatcaacaagtatgtacaatgGATAAAGGACAATGATCAATATAAACAATTCATATTTAACATGTATAAACAAGGATCAACATGTTTCattttttggattagggttttaaacctagggtttttgaattaggatttaaaattagggttttgaaattaaCACCTAagcctaattgattttaatgaattaataccaaattctaaaagagaattggtctaagggtacatggaaAAGTCAAAGACAGTCTATCCTAACCCTaaacatatatttacaaaaatacacaaagctactttgaagaaatatttaaaataaaatgagtttTGGTTGATTTTTAATACATAAAAGGACATGTtt includes:
- the LOC131639597 gene encoding uncharacterized protein LOC131639597 is translated as MSMDTFSLGVIRPPPGSCDERGKRPKSDQDPKTEPESGSSSEPEPESETDSETERELEKERDRAFGWQSIPLEDLEVSDLSSRYEDHPYPFAYSCPKFTYVNKAMRKQEEDGKKALADYRESSRNISPYDVTDVPSFGNICGNNFPRPVTITVDRRQHFVHLSKLALDKYNHDNEGIKYEFEDVIKATRQFVPLITYYITFQAKTIHDGVENCPAATTFQARVWDRTPSSELPVVESCSIKT